One stretch of Miscanthus floridulus cultivar M001 chromosome 18, ASM1932011v1, whole genome shotgun sequence DNA includes these proteins:
- the LOC136520207 gene encoding STOREKEEPER protein-like: MPSKRPSPHAMDEAASAAAAAAARLRPSTPRSKKRTSRSKSRGRSRDRRRSPNPNPSSRRERAADHGGSAAAPSRKSDRKPKPRSFPDSATLATAMASVAAAAAAASAAPAAGGGRGSAGAVQKLWTESDEVALLTGAVAFKDRTGIAPRLPDMGELFESIRDSLAPHLDQAKVYYKLKRLKSKFQHSVPGESSTAHEHRLRDLGAALWGAELARPEENAIAVAEEADEGFVGGDREGAVKLPMVKEVLGEYWRLNGQTMSGVSLEKGLAMLGPQEASVAEVKWRRQLEADMRMQMHRHDLEKEVYGLLIDAIKGLGP; encoded by the coding sequence ATGCCCTCGAAGCGGCCGTCTCCGCACGCCATGGACGAAGCCGCCTCCgcagccgccgcagccgccgcgcgCCTCCGCCCCTCCACCCCGCGCTCCAAGAAGCGCACCTCCCGCTCCAAGTCCCGCGGCCGCTCCCGGGACCGCCGCCgctccccaaaccctaaccctagctcccGCCGCGAGCGCGCCGCGGACCACGGCGGCTCCGCCGCCGCGCCCTCCCGCAAGAGCGACCGCAAGCCCAAGCCGCGCTCCTTCCCGGACTCCGCCACGCTCGCCACGGCCATGGCCTcggtcgccgccgctgccgccgccgcctccgcggccCCGGCGGCCGGCGGGGGCCGTGGCAGTGCGGGCGCCGTCCAGAAGCTCTGGACCGAGTCCGACGAGGTCGCGCTGCTCACGGGCGCCGTCGCCTTCAAGGACCGCACCGGCATCGCGCCGCGCCTCCCGGACATGGGCGAACTGTTCGAGTCCATTAGGGACTCCCTCGCGCCGCACCTCGACCAGGCCAAGGTGTACTACAAGCTCAAGCGCCTCAAGAGCAAGTTCCAGCACTCCGTGCCGGGCGAATCCAGCACCGCGCACGAGCACCGGCTGCGCGACCTGGGCGCGGCCCTCTGGGGCGCCGAGCTCGCGCGCCCTGAAGAGAACGCCATCGCGGTGGCTGAGGAGGCCGACGAGGGATTCGTTGGCGGGGATAGGGAGGGGGCCGTGAAGCTTCCTATGGTCAAGGAGGTGCTTGGAGAGTACTGGAGGCTCAACGGGCAGACCATGTCAGGTGTGTCGCTGGAGAAGGGGTTGGCGATGCTTGGGCCACAGGAGGCTAGTGTGGCCGAGGTCAAGTGGAGGCGACAGCTTGAGGCAGATATGCGCATGCAGATGCACCGGCATGATCTGGAAAAGGAGGTCTATGGCCTGCTCATCGATGCCATCAAAGGCCTAGGGCCTTAG
- the LOC136524847 gene encoding aspartic proteinase nepenthesin-1-like produces MKNQLVVLLVLLIALPVRAVPASGAGVVAALLTHADAGRGLATPELVRRMAHRARARRRLLSASSHDERPAVRVGLGAGGGGIVTNEYLVRLAVGTPPRPVALTLDTGSDLVWTQCAPCRDCFHQGLPLLDPAASSTYAALPCGAPRCRALPFTSCGGRSWGSNRSCAYVYHYGDKSVTAGEIATDRFTFGGDNGGGNGDGDSLPTRRLTFGCGHFNKGVFQSNETGIAGFGRGRWSLPSQLNVTSFSYCFTSMFESKSSLVTLGGEPAELYSHAHLSGEVRTTPLLKNPSQPSLYFLSLKGISVGKTRLPVPEAKFRSTIIDSGASITTLPEQVYEAVKAEFAAQVGLPPSGVEGSVLDLCFALPVTALWRRPAVPSLTLHLEGADWELPRGNYVFEDLGARVMCVVLDAAPGEQTVIGNFQQQNTHVVYDLENDRLSFAPARCDSLVASL; encoded by the coding sequence ATGAAGAATCAGCTCGTGGTGTTGCTGGTACTACTGATCGCGCTCCCCGTGCGCGCGGTGCCTGCCTCCGGCGCCGGCGTCGTGGCGGCGCTGCTCACGCACGCCGACGCCGGCCGCGGCCTCGCGACGCCCGAGCTCGTGCGGCGAATGGCGCACCGCGCCAGGGCGCGCCGCCGGCTCCTGTCCGCCTCTTCGCACGACGAGCGACCCGCCGTGCGCGTGGGgctcggcgccggcggcggcgggatcgTGACGAACGAGTACCTGGTGCGCCTGGCGGTCGGCACGCCGCCGCGGCCCGTGGCGCTGACGCTCGACACCGGCAGCGACCTCGTCTGGACGCAGTGCGCGCCCTGCCGCGACTGCTTCCACcagggcctcccgctcctggaccCAGCGGCGTCCTCCACGTACGCCGCCCTCCCCTGCGGCGCGCCGCGGTGCCGCGCGCTACCGTTCACGTCATGCGGCGGCCGGAGCTGGGGCAGCAACCGGAGCTGCGCCTACGTCTACCACTACGGCGACAAATCGGTCACCGCCGGCGAGATCGCCACCGACCGCTTCACCTTCGGCGGGGacaacggcggcggcaatggcgatggcgacaGCCTCCCCACGCGGCGCCTGACCTTCGGCTGCGGGCACTTCAACAAGGGCGTGTTCCAGTCGAACGAGACCGGCATTGCCGGCTTCGGCAGGGGGAGGTGGTCGCTGCCCTCCCAGCTCAACGTCACCAGCTTCTCCTACTGCTTCACCTCCATGTTCGAGTCCAAGAGCAGTCTCGTCACTCTCGGCGGCGAGCCGGCCGAGCTCTACAGCCACGCGCACCTCAGCGGGGAGGTCCGGACCACCCCGCTCCTCAAGAACCCCTCGCAGCCGTCGCTCTACTTCCTCTCGCTCAAGGGCATATCCGTGGGCAAGACACGGCTGCCGGTCCCGGAGGCCAAGTTCCGGTCGACGATCATCGACTCGGGCGCCTCGATCACGACGCTCCCCGAGCAAGTGTACGAGGCCGTGAAGGCGGAGTTCGCGGCGCAGGTCGGGCTGCCGCCCAGCGGCGTGGAGGGGTCGGTGCTCGACCTCTGCTTCGCGCTCCCCGTGACGGCGCTCTGGCGCCGCCCCGCCGTCCCGTCGCTGACGCTGCACCTGGAGGGCGCCGATTGGGAGCTGCCGCGCGGCAACTACGTGTTCGAGGACCTCGGTGCGCGCGTCATGTGCGTCGTGCTGGACGCGGCGCCCGGGGAGCAGACCGTCATCGGCAACTTCCAGCAGCAGAACACGCACGTCGTGTACGACCTCGAGAACGACCGGCTGTCCTTCGCTCCGGCACGGTGCGACAGCCTTGTAGCTTCACTCTAG
- the LOC136521775 gene encoding serine/threonine-protein phosphatase 7 long form homolog, whose product MSPTKRRGGGRRGHGRGRAAVAEKDMDHLETSAPSSPSTSDREDQLVLIPRQSPACYVGPSEVSSTLLNPKINHRSDAIFGDQAVEQLKLRHHKPLKFHERYRPYLRDAGLLGLAQICQKMPQLDKALITALVERWRPETHSFHLASGEITVTLQDVTMLFALPIDGRPVCSTTDHDYAQVVLDCLGQDARGPAMPGKSFLHYKWLKKNFYELPEEADDMTVERHVRAYILSLLCGVLFPDGTGRMSLIYLPLIADLSRVSTYSWGSAVLAFLYRSLCSVASSHNIKNIGGSLLLLQLWSWERFHVGRPLVRSPLCTEIGIEQDLPPIGFRWVGARTQSENATRCLKQYRDELNLQRVDQVKWEPYLQIEPSTLPPLCTRDADLWLTQAPLINFPIVEMYLPERVMRQFGLRQCIPPPFRPTLQSLHRISRRGKERENWEETHHEYIQEWEARRQCIFRDTEQYDPSSYEEYLRWYSGATRRYLVPATSDDIEAGPSAPTDDSLDLQYQAKSPIIRKAVDKLEVMVKKAKRAMTTTADTATQALVAEFLHGFEDVLQDLGEIQNNSDSAVPPFHSDTSPHVDAAASQQAPQFLLEAQENIDTNQEGQQEEDEELNTVERASFALEPMEEENDFSNNVFPENPSLGVEENCDSAAPATEICDAATPMTDLVVPQSDEDLHQDQHLEDHAEMEQAILMGEPKCEEGDGSSFVLPPSPPELMLEEQDDPGLVALDTESCTVQQSLEVGEAGDQENPSTAEHGVMIVEHTGEEHNNCNGAYSSCPPSSAIVDPIQIEQ is encoded by the exons ATGTCTCCTACAAAGAGAAGAGGAGGTGGTCGCCGTGGTCATGGTCGTGGAAGAGCTGCTGTGGCAGAAAAAGATATGGATCATCTCGAAACCTCTGCACCTTCTTCACCAAGTACCTCTGACAGGGAAGATCAGCTTGTGTTGATTCCAAGACAATCCCCAGCTTGCTATGTAGGACCATCAGAAGTATCCTCCACGTTACTCAACCCTAAGATCAACCATCGTTCCGATGCGATTTTTGGTGATCAG GCAGTGGAGCAGTTGAAGTTACGTCATCACAAGCCTTTGAAATTTCATGAGAGATATCGGCCTTATCTGAGAGATGCAGGTTTGCTTGGGCTTGCACAAATTTGCCAGAAGATGCCTCAGTTGGACAAAGCATTGATTACTGCCCTTGTTGAGCGTTGGAGGCCAGAGACCCATAGCTTCCACTTGGCCTCCGGGGAGATAACTGTTACACTTCAAGATGTCACAATGTTGTTTGCTCTTCCTATTGATGGCCGTCCGGTTTGTTCTACCACTGATCATGATTATGCGCAAGTGGTCCTTGATTGTTTAGGCCAGGATGCAAGGGGGCCAGCAATGCCTGGAAAGTCCTTCCTGCATTACAAATGGCTTAAGAAAAACTTTTATGAATTACCAGAGGAGGCGGATGATATGACAGTTGAAAGGCATGTTCGAGCATATATACTGAGCCTTTTATGCGGGGTGCTCTTTCCAGATGGGACAGGAAGGATGAGTCTGATATATCTTCCTCTGATTGCTGATCTTTCACGTGTTAGCACATACAGCTGGGGTTCTGCAGTTCTAGCATTCCTGTACCGATCTCTTTGCTCAGTTGCCTCCTCCCACAATATCAAGAATATTGGCGGTTCATTGCTTCTCTTGCAGCTTTGGAGTTGGGAGCGCTTTCATGTTGGCAGACCATTGGTTCGGTCTCCTTTATGCACAGAGATAGGCATTGAACAGGACTTACCTCCAATCGGCTTCCGTTGGGTGGGGGCACGCACACAAAGTGAGAATGCTACTCGCTGCCTTAAGCAGTACAGAGATGAACTGAACCTTCAGCGAGTTGATCAGGTGAAGTGGGAACCCTACCTGCAGATAGAGCCCTCAACCTTACCCCCACTTTGTACAAGAGACGCGGACCTGTGGCTTACACAAGCTCCATTAATAAACTTCCCTATAGTTGAAATGTATTTGCCTGAGCGAGTGATGAGGCAATTCGGGCTTCGACAATGCATTCCACCACCTTTTCGGCCTACGCTACAGTCATTACATCGTATTAGTAGACGTGGCAAAGAACGAGAGAACTGGGAAGAAACACACCATGAGTATATCCAGGAATGGGAAGCACGACGACAGTGCATATTTCGAGATACAGAGCAATATGATCCATCATCTTATGAGGAGTATCTGCGCTGGTACTCAGGAGCAACACGGCGGTACCTTGTCCCAGCAACCAGTGATGACATTGAAGCAGGACCTTCAGCTCCAACTGATGATTCCTTAGATCTTCAGTACCAAGCCAAGTCTCCAATAATCCGCAAAGCA GTTGATAAACTGGAAGTTATGGTGAAGAAGGCCAAGAGAGCCATGACAACTACAGCTGATACAGCCACTCAAGCCTTGGTTGCTGAGTTTCTGCATGGCTTTGAAGATGTCTTGCAAGATCTTGGTGAGATCCAGAATAATAGTGACTCAGCTGTTCCACCTTTTCATTCGGATACTAGTCCACATGTTGATGCAGCTGCAAGTCAACAGGCACCTCAATTTTTGCTTGAAGCTCAAGAAAATATAGATACCAACCAAGAAGGGCAACAAGAGGAAGATGAAGAACTTAACACAGTGGAGCGCGCTTCATTTGCCCTGGAGCCTATGGAAGAGGAAAACGACTTCTCCAACAATGTGTTCCCTGAAAATCCTTCACTGGGTGTGGAGGAAAACTGTGATTCAGCTGCACCAGCCACTGAGATTTGTGATGCAGCCACTCCCATGACTGATTTGGTTGTTCCTCAATCGGATGAGGATCTCCATCAAGATCAACATCTAGAAGACCACGCTGAAATGGAGCAGGCTATATTGATGGGGGAGCCTAAGTGTGAGGAGGGTGATGGTTCCAGCTTTGTGCTCCCACCAAGCCCTCCAGAACTGATGCTGGAGGAACAGGACGACCCAGGGTTAGTAGCTCTAGATACTGAATCATGTACCGTACAGCAGAGCCTTGAAGTAGGAGAGGCTGGGGATCAGGAAAACCCTAGCACAGCTGAGCATGGCGTCATGATAGTGGAGCATACGGGTGAGGAACACAACAATTGCAATGGCGCTTATTCTTCCTGCCCACCTTCATCTGCCATTGTTGATCCCATCCAAATCGAGCAGTGA